CTAAATGATACACGGAATCTAAAGACAGCTTTAAAGGCTGTTAAGGCTGCTGGTGGGCACGCTCAACTTGCTGTATCTTATACAACAAGTCCAGTGCACACATTAGATTATTATGTAGCTTTAGTGAAAGAAATGGAAGCTTTAGGTGCAGACTCCATTTGTATTAAAGATATGGCAGGTGTATTAACACCAACCCTAGCCTTTAATTTAGTCAGTCAAATAAAAGCCAATTCGGATTTGCCCTTAGAAATACATACGCATGCTACGAGTGGTAATGCAGAGATGGCCTACATGAAAGCCGTAGAAGCCGGTGCTGATATCATTGATACAGCAATCTCTTCATTTTCTGGTGGTACAAGTCAACCAGCAACTGAAACCATGCAATTTGCCTTAGAAGAAGCAGGTTATACTACTGGTTTAGACGCAACCGTAATTGAAAAAATAGCACTTCATTTCAATACTGTTCGTGATAAATTCCGTCAAGAGGGTTTATTGAATCCAAAAGTGAAAGATACTGAGCCGAAAGCTTTGATTTATCAAGTTCCAGGGGGAATGCTGTCTAATTTACTAAGCCAACTGAAAGAACAAGGCAATGAAAGCCGTTATGACGAAGTCTTAGCAGAAGTACCAAAGGTACGTGCTGACTTAGGTTATCCACCTTTAGTTACGCCTTTGTCACAAATGGTCGGAACGCAAGCCTTGATGAACGTTGTTTCGGGTGAGCGCTATAAACTTGTACCTAAAGAAATTAAAGATTATATCAAAGGTTTATATGGTCGACCACCTGCTGAAATAAATCCAGACATTCAACGTTTAATTATTGGAGATGAAGCCGTCTATAACGGACGTCCTGCTGATAATATTGCTCCAGCTTACGAAGAAGCAGCTGAAAAGATTAAAAAATATGCGCATTCAGAAGAAGATGTTTTAAGTTACGCACTCTTTCCAGATCAAGCGATGGACTTCTTGGGTCGTCGTGAAGATCCATTTTATGACGTGCCAATACAAATGGTGAATGTCGTT
This window of the Fundicoccus culcitae genome carries:
- a CDS encoding oxaloacetate decarboxylase subunit alpha, giving the protein MKEVRFVETVLRDGQQSQIATRMPMEDMLPILEEMDKAGYYAMEVWGGATFDACLRFLNEDPWERLRTIRKHVKNTKLSMLLRGQNILGYRNYADDIVERFVTKAIENGIDIVRIFDALNDTRNLKTALKAVKAAGGHAQLAVSYTTSPVHTLDYYVALVKEMEALGADSICIKDMAGVLTPTLAFNLVSQIKANSDLPLEIHTHATSGNAEMAYMKAVEAGADIIDTAISSFSGGTSQPATETMQFALEEAGYTTGLDATVIEKIALHFNTVRDKFRQEGLLNPKVKDTEPKALIYQVPGGMLSNLLSQLKEQGNESRYDEVLAEVPKVRADLGYPPLVTPLSQMVGTQALMNVVSGERYKLVPKEIKDYIKGLYGRPPAEINPDIQRLIIGDEAVYNGRPADNIAPAYEEAAEKIKKYAHSEEDVLSYALFPDQAMDFLGRREDPFYDVPIQMVNVVIDVK